A stretch of the Chloroflexota bacterium genome encodes the following:
- a CDS encoding MFS transporter, whose amino-acid sequence MQGESTQPDAGTALSVPSSPPATKVAGEWNPPRTFASLRHRNYRLYTAGQLTSQVGTWMQQVAQGYLVYQLTGSPLYLGLVAFCGAIPIWFFALTAGALIDRLSRRTVLLLTQSAAALLAFVLAALVFAGVVQPWHILVLAFLLGTVNAFDMTARQAFVKDMVGKDDLSNAIALNSAIFNSSRIVGPALAGLTLGAVGAGWCFLLNGLSYFAVIYGIFRMEMPKVTPPARHAAILADIREGLRYVRRAPSILALMLVVSISAVFAVPYTTLLPAYARDVMHVDAEGLGFLSTATGVGALAGALMMATLSYSRRRGVILSAGNLVYPAALLGLAFSTSYALSLLLLAVAGFAFMAQQSTANALVQSHAPDNLRARVMSIYMLASFAGMQPIGAIQAGSVAEHFGVSAGIGVGATIALVSSLLILWWLPRVRELQ is encoded by the coding sequence ATGCAGGGCGAGTCTACCCAACCTGACGCGGGAACCGCACTCAGCGTCCCATCGTCGCCGCCGGCGACCAAAGTGGCCGGCGAATGGAACCCGCCGCGCACCTTTGCATCGCTGCGCCACCGCAACTACCGCCTGTATACAGCCGGCCAGTTGACATCGCAGGTCGGCACGTGGATGCAGCAGGTCGCGCAGGGCTATCTGGTCTACCAGTTGACCGGCTCGCCGCTCTACCTGGGGCTGGTCGCCTTCTGCGGCGCGATTCCGATCTGGTTCTTTGCACTCACCGCCGGCGCGCTGATCGACCGCCTGTCGCGCCGCACGGTGCTGCTGCTGACGCAGAGCGCCGCCGCGCTGCTGGCGTTCGTGCTGGCCGCGCTGGTCTTCGCCGGCGTCGTCCAGCCGTGGCACATCTTGGTGCTTGCGTTCCTGCTGGGCACCGTCAACGCCTTTGACATGACGGCGCGACAGGCGTTCGTCAAGGATATGGTCGGCAAGGACGACCTGTCGAACGCCATCGCGCTCAACTCCGCGATCTTCAACAGCTCGCGCATCGTCGGGCCGGCGCTGGCCGGCCTCACGCTTGGCGCCGTCGGCGCGGGGTGGTGCTTCCTGCTGAACGGCCTGTCGTACTTCGCGGTCATCTACGGCATCTTCCGGATGGAGATGCCGAAAGTCACGCCGCCTGCGCGCCATGCGGCGATCCTGGCCGATATCCGCGAAGGCCTGCGCTACGTGCGCCGCGCGCCGTCGATCCTCGCGCTGATGCTCGTGGTCTCGATCTCGGCCGTCTTTGCCGTGCCGTACACGACGCTATTGCCGGCCTACGCGCGGGACGTGATGCACGTGGATGCGGAAGGGCTCGGCTTCCTGAGCACCGCGACGGGCGTCGGCGCGCTGGCCGGCGCGCTGATGATGGCGACGTTGAGCTACTCGCGGCGGCGCGGGGTCATCCTGTCGGCAGGCAACCTGGTCTACCCGGCGGCGCTGCTGGGGCTGGCGTTTTCCACATCGTATGCGCTCTCGCTACTGCTGCTGGCCGTGGCGGGCTTCGCGTTCATGGCCCAGCAGTCCACCGCGAACGCGCTCGTGCAGTCGCATGCGCCCGACAACCTGCGCGCGCGCGTCATGAGCATCTACATGCTCGCCAGTTTCGCCGGCATGCAGCCGATCGGCGCGATACAGGCGGGGAGCGTCGCGGAGCATTTCGGCGTCTCGGCCGGCATCGGCGTCGGCGCGACAATCGCACTGGTCAGTTCGCTGCTGATTCTCTGGTGGCTGCCGCGCGTGCGCGAATTGCAATAG